The Vibrio agarivorans genome window below encodes:
- a CDS encoding HIT family protein — translation MSFELHPQLSKDTTVIGHFPLCVALLHKDNAVPWVILVPKRADLKELHHLPMKEQQQFLLESQAVSQALEATFRPDKLNLGALGNMVPQLHIHHIARFKDDIAWPGPIWGNTEGQLRADEEQLQLMTRIQNVLSLSSLFQKA, via the coding sequence ATGAGCTTTGAACTTCATCCACAATTAAGCAAAGACACCACGGTTATTGGGCACTTCCCTTTATGTGTCGCCCTACTGCACAAAGACAATGCGGTGCCTTGGGTTATTCTCGTTCCTAAAAGAGCAGACTTGAAAGAGCTTCACCATCTGCCAATGAAAGAGCAGCAACAGTTCTTGCTAGAATCACAAGCGGTTAGCCAAGCACTGGAAGCAACCTTTCGTCCAGACAAACTCAACCTGGGCGCGCTTGGGAATATGGTGCCTCAGCTTCACATTCATCACATTGCTCGCTTTAAAGATGATATCGCTTGGCCCGGACCTATCTGGGGCAACACCGAAGGCCAACTTCGCGCCGATGAAGAACAACTTCAATTAATGACACGTATCCAGAATGTATTATCGCTAAGCTCACTCTTTCAGAAGGCTTAA
- a CDS encoding FeoA family protein, whose translation MKLSQLTPGQRATVSGFKQLDSIVRKKLMVMGILPNTEIRLIRRAPMGDPLQVEVRGVSIALRNAIAESIEVTL comes from the coding sequence ATGAAATTATCTCAGCTCACCCCAGGTCAAAGGGCGACTGTCAGTGGGTTTAAGCAACTCGACAGCATTGTCCGCAAAAAACTTATGGTAATGGGGATTCTACCCAATACTGAAATACGTTTAATTCGTCGAGCACCGATGGGCGACCCGTTGCAGGTTGAGGTGCGTGGCGTATCGATTGCGCTGCGTAACGCGATTGCAGAGAGTATTGAGGTGACGTTATGA
- the feoB gene encoding Fe(2+) transporter permease subunit FeoB, with protein MSYTILTVGNPNSGKTTLFNALTGAKQQVGNWAGVTVEKKTGQFEHAGEQFELTDLPGIYSLDSGNDSNSIDESIASRAILTHPADVIINVVDATSLERSLYMTTQLRELGRPMIVVLNKLDALKRERQRIDVKGLEKALGCPVLLMSATDKEQVASFKEKLHKMLVQSIATHAFSLDYGIELTQQIMALSPLFEGREVVSSALAVRALEQDTLILNSVSDDTRQRVNHALVNIEIDVDLQVANVRYGYLHELCKRVRRKEGGLSRSVSEKIDQFTLNKWTGIPFFFVVMYLMFMFSINIGSAFIDFFDIGVGALLVDGGHYLLDDHLPVWLVTVLADGIGGGIQTVATFIPVIACLYLFLAVLESSGYMARAAFVLDKVMQKIGLPGKAFVPLVLGFGCNVPSIMATRTLDQERERKLAASMAPFMSCGARLPVYALFAAAFFPGSGQNVVFALYLLGIVAAVFTGLFLKKTLYPGSSDSLVMEMPDYELPTIQNVMIKTWQKLKRFVLGAGKTIVVVVALLSFFNSMGTDGSFGNEDSDKSVLSQAAQVVTPVFSPIGIQQDNWPATVGIITGIFAKEAVVGTLNNLYTSAEGEDEAFDLIASLEEAVMSIPENLAGLSYSDPLGIEVGDLTDTSAVAEEQEVDTSIFANIKQQFATGHAAFAYLIFILLYTPCVAAMGAYVKEFGALFARFIAVWTMALAYFGATFYYQAAHFADHPLSSAVWMIVIVGAYVTTYGLMKKAGAKRSALEASPV; from the coding sequence ATGAGCTACACGATTCTAACAGTGGGTAACCCAAATAGCGGTAAGACCACACTCTTCAATGCACTAACCGGTGCCAAACAGCAGGTGGGCAACTGGGCTGGTGTGACCGTTGAAAAGAAAACAGGCCAATTTGAGCACGCAGGCGAACAGTTTGAGCTCACTGACCTCCCCGGCATTTACTCTTTAGATAGCGGCAACGACAGTAATAGTATTGATGAATCTATTGCTTCACGCGCTATTCTTACGCACCCTGCCGATGTGATCATCAATGTGGTAGACGCAACTAGCCTAGAGCGCAGCCTTTATATGACAACACAGCTACGAGAGTTGGGTCGCCCGATGATCGTGGTACTTAACAAGCTTGATGCGCTTAAACGTGAGCGCCAGCGTATTGATGTCAAAGGGTTAGAGAAAGCACTGGGCTGTCCGGTGTTGCTTATGTCGGCAACGGATAAAGAGCAAGTCGCAAGCTTCAAAGAAAAACTGCATAAAATGCTGGTTCAAAGCATTGCTACTCATGCTTTTTCTCTTGACTACGGAATTGAACTTACCCAACAAATAATGGCGTTGTCGCCTCTATTTGAAGGCCGCGAAGTGGTTTCATCGGCGTTAGCAGTGCGAGCACTAGAACAAGATACGCTGATCTTAAATAGTGTTTCCGATGATACACGGCAGAGAGTCAATCATGCTCTGGTGAATATAGAGATAGATGTCGATCTGCAAGTGGCCAACGTACGTTATGGCTATTTGCATGAGCTTTGTAAGCGCGTACGCCGTAAAGAAGGCGGGTTGAGTCGCAGCGTATCAGAGAAAATCGACCAATTTACCCTTAATAAATGGACGGGGATTCCCTTCTTTTTTGTTGTCATGTATCTGATGTTTATGTTCTCAATTAACATCGGTAGTGCATTTATTGACTTCTTTGATATTGGTGTCGGTGCGCTACTCGTCGATGGCGGACATTATCTGCTGGATGATCATTTGCCGGTGTGGTTAGTGACGGTATTGGCTGATGGTATTGGTGGTGGCATTCAAACGGTTGCCACCTTCATTCCGGTGATCGCCTGCTTGTACCTGTTCTTAGCGGTACTCGAAAGCTCAGGTTATATGGCGCGAGCGGCGTTTGTCCTTGATAAAGTGATGCAGAAAATAGGTTTGCCGGGCAAAGCGTTTGTTCCATTAGTATTGGGTTTTGGCTGTAATGTACCCTCTATTATGGCAACGCGTACTCTTGACCAAGAGCGCGAGCGTAAACTCGCAGCTTCCATGGCGCCGTTTATGTCTTGCGGAGCACGTCTGCCAGTTTACGCGTTATTTGCAGCTGCTTTCTTCCCAGGCTCTGGTCAGAATGTCGTCTTCGCCTTATATCTACTTGGTATTGTTGCTGCTGTCTTTACGGGACTATTTCTAAAGAAAACCCTCTACCCAGGTAGCAGCGATAGTTTGGTGATGGAAATGCCTGACTACGAACTGCCTACGATACAAAATGTTATGATTAAAACGTGGCAGAAGCTCAAACGTTTTGTTCTTGGAGCGGGTAAAACGATTGTGGTAGTGGTCGCGCTTCTGAGCTTTTTCAACTCAATGGGTACAGATGGTTCATTTGGCAACGAAGACAGTGACAAATCGGTATTGTCTCAAGCTGCGCAAGTGGTGACACCGGTGTTTTCACCAATCGGTATTCAGCAAGATAACTGGCCAGCGACCGTGGGTATTATTACTGGTATTTTTGCTAAAGAGGCTGTTGTTGGTACTTTGAACAACCTTTATACCTCTGCCGAAGGTGAAGACGAAGCGTTTGATCTTATCGCAAGCCTTGAAGAAGCGGTAATGTCAATTCCAGAAAACTTGGCCGGGTTGAGCTACTCTGATCCTCTCGGCATTGAGGTAGGGGACTTGACAGACACAAGCGCAGTGGCAGAAGAGCAGGAGGTGGATACCTCAATCTTCGCCAATATAAAGCAACAGTTTGCGACTGGTCATGCGGCATTTGCGTACCTAATCTTCATCTTGCTATATACCCCATGTGTGGCGGCGATGGGGGCTTATGTTAAAGAGTTTGGTGCTCTATTTGCTCGCTTTATAGCGGTGTGGACAATGGCTCTCGCCTACTTTGGTGCGACGTTCTACTATCAAGCAGCACACTTTGCTGACCACCCGCTGTCAAGCGCGGTTTGGATGATCGTCATTGTAGGGGCTTACGTCACGACTTACGGATTAATGAAAAAAGCAGGAGCTAAGCGCTCAGCACTTGAGGCTTCGCCAGTATGA
- a CDS encoding helix-turn-helix domain-containing protein, translating to MRRLIFIAVILIGWLFAIQPIYAAGTRTSVFYPLPTLSQGKVFSSKQLFASDTGGIWIHDVHGDVYFFDGDTVLPSRGSIFSQSYDHLTYNHGIFWTFEDHKLLKLVPNQPASVVINITPGQQIQAIGSRDDWVWFTDDNHFYTYHIESQTLDLFPLLSVYRQNQSSQIYVTDAERVGSKWVLATNSGVYVSNEREFQHVPASGKRYIEKLHYSSNRQEMVVGTLNGALVFGIHKQTKMPRYIGNSHVLSIAETDEGYWVGTENGLFVYTSETGAITQLQSSQLSDYNLVGDKVYALVNDQYGGLWVGSDRGVRYHSLFSRHYSRLSANEVTKMSRGEKALYLTASEQSEGYWLATNEGLYKLNPEKRESPKLVYRGKVLDVAQYQQALWLATPEGIVSFDLITNSSELEYLPPGVKAPQSIELTKDGTLWGVSDQSLWQLDLKSKEFRSLGQDWWISQYLPAKVTELVAHTDESVFIGTDHGLYILKQNRVRFVRQSYELGEVIDIKVTQDKVWVAATYGLYELDLDSLALTRLETVSAGIGPRCLAATDHGVWLASSMGLSLYQHNGTLTRHYSPPQGTINNEFLANICVNEQFDVNQVSFGTRSGLLSFNATELLEASQPETQIVFSQVDVNFHPIQTGMVNRNPISIEFGDSISFLIGTLPSNTGNRKYYRLGSEKEWTPLEGRQVTIDRLHPGQHKIEVQLISPFGKIVATDALTFEVQKPWFMKPMALALFTVASVCLILGLIIWRSHRVMLANRRLRAQVALKTNQLKHQSKAVLNSNKLLRKQIEIRQALLGNVSLSQCHDGNSVAEGELNQAELMLRMSGEGHILEPIAYDLLPISKLAINCWQNEFDLKGVAVEFKHQEPRACAMIQQMNLDNMLNVILANSLRRIMSGGSLLLEWKVDDSQVSLLITDQGRQLPMFLDERDKHQGSVAYESLPYHASLSGGVLTREVSSQKNCLILAWDIASCTNQAASERIERSTDVSQDNESRKADNTANQKHSNTPHNRSTALDAQTRWLHRVEALLEEHYSDAQFGTAQAAKLLFTSERSLQRKFKSMTNKTFTEALIELRLEKACEKLLSGQRISDVAFDCGFNDHSYFSQRFKLHYGLSPSRFVDTQSGVTELV from the coding sequence TTGCGCAGACTCATATTTATTGCAGTCATCCTGATCGGGTGGCTATTCGCTATTCAACCGATTTACGCGGCAGGGACGCGTACTTCTGTATTTTATCCCCTTCCAACCCTCTCTCAAGGGAAGGTATTCTCCTCGAAGCAGCTCTTTGCCTCTGATACTGGCGGCATTTGGATACACGATGTTCACGGTGACGTTTACTTCTTTGATGGCGACACGGTGTTGCCTAGTCGTGGCAGTATCTTTAGTCAATCCTATGATCATCTCACCTACAATCATGGGATATTTTGGACGTTTGAAGATCACAAGCTGCTTAAACTCGTGCCAAATCAACCCGCTTCAGTTGTAATCAATATTACGCCAGGCCAACAGATTCAGGCTATAGGCTCGCGTGATGATTGGGTGTGGTTTACCGATGACAATCACTTTTATACCTACCATATAGAAAGCCAGACTCTTGATCTTTTTCCGTTGCTGTCGGTGTATCGGCAAAATCAATCAAGCCAAATTTATGTGACGGATGCAGAGAGGGTAGGTAGTAAATGGGTATTGGCAACGAATTCTGGTGTTTATGTCTCGAATGAGCGTGAGTTTCAACACGTTCCAGCGTCTGGAAAGCGCTATATTGAAAAGCTTCACTACTCATCAAATCGACAGGAAATGGTGGTGGGGACACTTAATGGCGCACTGGTGTTCGGCATTCATAAGCAGACCAAGATGCCACGTTACATTGGCAATTCACATGTCTTATCGATTGCTGAAACAGACGAAGGTTATTGGGTTGGGACGGAAAATGGCCTGTTCGTCTACACCTCAGAAACAGGGGCGATAACACAGTTACAGTCGAGTCAATTAAGTGACTACAATCTTGTTGGCGATAAAGTCTACGCGCTAGTCAATGACCAATATGGCGGGCTTTGGGTCGGAAGTGATCGCGGGGTGCGTTATCACTCTTTGTTTAGTCGTCATTATTCCCGTCTGTCAGCGAATGAAGTGACAAAAATGTCTCGGGGCGAGAAAGCCCTTTATCTAACGGCAAGTGAGCAGAGTGAAGGTTATTGGTTAGCGACCAATGAAGGACTGTACAAGCTTAACCCTGAGAAAAGAGAATCTCCAAAACTGGTTTATCGCGGGAAAGTGCTTGATGTGGCCCAGTATCAGCAAGCTTTATGGCTGGCGACACCTGAAGGTATAGTGAGTTTTGATCTAATAACCAATAGTAGTGAGTTGGAGTATTTGCCCCCTGGTGTTAAAGCGCCTCAATCGATTGAATTAACAAAAGATGGAACGCTTTGGGGCGTTTCAGATCAAAGCCTATGGCAGCTAGACCTTAAGAGCAAAGAGTTTCGTTCTCTCGGGCAAGATTGGTGGATTAGCCAGTACTTGCCAGCAAAAGTGACAGAGCTAGTCGCCCATACGGATGAAAGTGTGTTTATTGGTACTGACCATGGGCTTTATATACTCAAGCAAAATAGAGTGCGTTTTGTTCGTCAATCCTATGAATTGGGTGAAGTAATCGATATTAAAGTCACCCAGGATAAGGTTTGGGTTGCTGCGACTTATGGTCTCTATGAGTTGGATTTGGACTCGTTGGCTCTTACTAGACTTGAAACCGTGAGTGCAGGTATTGGTCCAAGATGTTTAGCCGCTACTGATCACGGCGTCTGGCTTGCCTCTTCTATGGGCTTATCGCTTTATCAGCATAACGGCACATTGACACGCCACTATTCGCCCCCACAGGGGACAATCAACAATGAATTTCTCGCTAACATTTGTGTTAACGAGCAGTTCGATGTCAATCAGGTTAGTTTCGGAACACGTTCAGGTTTGTTAAGTTTCAATGCCACCGAGCTGTTGGAGGCATCTCAACCAGAAACGCAGATTGTATTTAGTCAGGTGGATGTTAACTTTCACCCAATTCAAACTGGTATGGTAAACCGTAACCCAATCAGCATTGAGTTTGGTGATTCAATCAGTTTTCTTATCGGAACGTTGCCGAGTAACACGGGCAATAGAAAATACTATCGTCTCGGGAGTGAGAAGGAATGGACGCCACTTGAAGGTCGACAGGTCACAATTGATCGCCTGCATCCCGGTCAGCATAAAATTGAAGTACAGTTAATTTCGCCGTTTGGCAAAATCGTGGCGACAGACGCTCTCACCTTTGAGGTACAAAAACCTTGGTTCATGAAGCCAATGGCTTTAGCACTGTTTACCGTAGCGTCGGTGTGTCTCATATTAGGCTTGATTATCTGGCGATCACACAGGGTGATGCTAGCAAACCGACGATTGCGCGCTCAAGTTGCTCTGAAAACGAATCAGCTAAAGCATCAAAGTAAAGCGGTACTCAATAGTAACAAGCTGTTAAGAAAGCAGATTGAGATTCGACAAGCGTTGCTCGGGAATGTGTCCCTCAGTCAATGTCACGATGGCAACAGTGTGGCAGAGGGGGAGCTCAATCAGGCTGAGCTTATGCTACGTATGTCGGGAGAGGGTCATATTTTAGAGCCGATAGCTTACGATCTGTTGCCTATTTCTAAACTGGCGATTAATTGCTGGCAAAATGAATTTGATTTGAAGGGTGTTGCCGTTGAGTTCAAGCATCAAGAACCTCGAGCTTGTGCCATGATTCAGCAAATGAACTTAGACAACATGCTGAATGTGATCCTTGCAAATAGCCTAAGGCGAATAATGTCTGGGGGTTCACTGTTACTTGAGTGGAAGGTTGATGATAGCCAAGTATCGTTGCTGATTACCGATCAGGGCAGGCAGCTACCAATGTTTTTAGACGAGCGAGACAAACATCAGGGTTCTGTCGCCTATGAATCGCTTCCTTATCACGCCTCACTCTCAGGTGGAGTACTCACGCGAGAGGTTAGCTCACAGAAAAACTGTCTTATTTTGGCGTGGGATATTGCCTCTTGTACCAATCAAGCGGCAAGTGAGCGGATAGAGCGATCAACAGATGTATCGCAGGACAATGAGTCCCGAAAGGCAGATAACACCGCGAATCAAAAGCACAGTAATACACCGCACAATCGCAGTACAGCGTTAGACGCGCAAACTCGTTGGCTACACCGAGTTGAGGCGCTGCTTGAAGAGCATTACAGTGATGCACAATTTGGTACGGCTCAAGCGGCCAAATTACTGTTTACTTCGGAGCGCAGCTTACAGCGAAAGTTTAAGTCGATGACCAATAAGACCTTTACTGAGGCATTGATTGAATTGAGGTTAGAAAAAGCGTGTGAAAAGCTACTCAGTGGCCAGCGTATTTCTGATGTCGCATTTGATTGTGGATTTAACGACCACTCGTACTTTAGCCAGCGATTTAAACTTCACTATGGTTTGTCACCGTCACGATTTGTCGATACGCAAAGTGGTGTAACTGAATTGGTTTAG
- a CDS encoding VOC family protein translates to MMTSLSLKRLTPSQMQEDLPLFMDKIDQLARLLGLDLSSYQADHIALRINDTKLAQQARDAWGLSGVEISQAQINGRPIIVSLFNQPLNTEKWTIECLELPFPVEGKIYPQEGWEHVEFVVPSEAQTAQAYLEDLQIIFPRLSQTLSDLDALKVKMKLSSPKGEGERLNNPTVAFKHQGICIKLHPHSLRAIVASEQE, encoded by the coding sequence ATCATGACTTCATTATCATTGAAGCGCTTAACTCCGTCACAAATGCAAGAAGATCTGCCGCTGTTCATGGACAAAATTGACCAGCTTGCTCGGTTGCTAGGCTTAGATCTTTCAAGTTATCAAGCTGATCATATTGCACTGCGAATTAATGACACAAAACTGGCGCAACAAGCACGAGATGCTTGGGGGCTATCGGGTGTTGAAATCTCTCAGGCACAGATCAACGGTCGACCGATTATCGTTAGCTTATTTAACCAGCCTTTAAATACAGAAAAATGGACAATTGAGTGTCTAGAACTTCCATTTCCGGTAGAGGGTAAAATCTACCCGCAGGAAGGGTGGGAGCACGTGGAATTTGTTGTGCCGTCTGAAGCTCAAACTGCCCAAGCTTACTTAGAGGATTTGCAGATAATTTTTCCGCGTTTGTCACAAACCTTAAGCGACCTTGATGCCCTTAAAGTGAAAATGAAACTATCAAGCCCGAAGGGAGAGGGGGAGCGTTTAAACAATCCAACGGTGGCATTTAAGCACCAGGGTATTTGTATCAAACTCCACCCTCATAGCCTGAGAGCGATTGTGGCATCCGAGCAAGAGTGA
- the znuC gene encoding zinc ABC transporter ATP-binding protein ZnuC, translating into MAALLSLTNVSVNFDGRSVLNRVSLNIERGKITTIIGPNGAGKSTLVKVVLGLVKPTDGHVSLSNNIKIGYVPQKLSLNETLPLDVSRFLRLSGKYSQQELNSAMKLVGAEHLAKSTMNTLSGGETQRVLLARALLRRPDILVLDEPAQGVDVQGQIDLYELIESLRHRFDCGIFMVSHDLHLVMAKTDEVICLQHHICCSGAPEDISTHPEYLALFGHRGREAFAVYTHQHQHHHDLSGNPVSGDAEACCNPLHGHHHD; encoded by the coding sequence ATGGCTGCCCTACTCTCTCTGACCAATGTCAGCGTCAACTTTGACGGGCGTTCTGTATTAAACAGGGTTTCACTCAACATTGAGCGTGGAAAAATAACCACCATTATCGGCCCAAACGGCGCCGGAAAATCAACGTTAGTGAAAGTTGTCCTTGGGCTCGTCAAACCAACGGATGGCCATGTCTCGTTGAGTAATAACATTAAGATTGGTTATGTACCGCAGAAGCTATCTCTCAACGAAACACTACCACTCGATGTTTCACGCTTTCTAAGGCTGTCGGGTAAATATAGTCAGCAAGAGCTCAATAGTGCAATGAAACTCGTTGGGGCAGAACATCTAGCAAAAAGTACCATGAACACTCTGTCGGGTGGTGAAACCCAGCGCGTTCTTCTTGCAAGAGCCTTATTACGTAGGCCGGATATACTGGTGTTAGATGAGCCTGCACAAGGTGTCGATGTGCAGGGTCAAATTGACCTCTATGAACTGATTGAGAGTCTACGACATCGCTTCGATTGTGGCATCTTTATGGTGTCGCACGATCTGCACTTAGTCATGGCTAAAACAGACGAGGTCATCTGCTTACAACATCACATATGCTGCTCTGGCGCTCCTGAAGACATCTCCACACACCCTGAGTATCTTGCTCTATTTGGTCATCGAGGCAGAGAGGCGTTCGCGGTTTACACCCACCAACATCAACATCATCACGACTTGTCAGGCAATCCAGTATCCGGTGATGCCGAAGCATGCTGTAATCCACTTCACGGGCATCACCATGATTGA
- the znuA gene encoding zinc ABC transporter substrate-binding protein ZnuA, whose product MQRIMPLIVSLAIFSTPVKALEVLTSFKPIQMITLELTKGVTEPDVLMESSASPHDYALRPSDAMKIQNADIIIWFGHDLETFMSRLVDGDKRVITISDFDGVELREFEDGHSHDGHDHGSTDPHFWLGMNTTRDIAKVISQELSQRDPANKQRYQENYLAFEQLIDDEKRAITQKLSSVKSHGYFVFHDAYGYFEDEFELNNLGHFTVSPERKPGAKTLISIRKTLAKGEAKCVFSEPQFTPAVINSVTRGSNVEVGTLDPVASTIKVQQGSYIEFMNQLADSFVSCLAKEG is encoded by the coding sequence ATGCAAAGGATAATGCCACTTATTGTGAGCCTAGCAATTTTTTCTACTCCAGTTAAGGCGTTAGAAGTTTTGACGTCTTTCAAGCCAATCCAAATGATTACGCTTGAACTCACCAAAGGTGTGACCGAGCCAGATGTTCTAATGGAGTCTAGTGCATCACCCCATGATTATGCACTTCGTCCGTCAGATGCGATGAAGATACAAAATGCAGATATCATTATTTGGTTTGGCCACGATCTTGAAACCTTTATGTCGCGCTTAGTAGACGGCGACAAGCGAGTTATCACGATTAGCGATTTTGATGGTGTTGAACTGCGTGAGTTTGAAGATGGGCACAGTCATGATGGTCACGACCATGGTTCGACGGACCCACATTTCTGGCTTGGTATGAACACGACGCGAGATATCGCTAAAGTTATTTCACAAGAGTTGTCTCAGCGAGACCCGGCGAACAAACAGCGGTATCAGGAAAATTACTTGGCTTTTGAGCAGTTAATAGACGATGAGAAGAGAGCGATTACACAAAAACTCTCATCAGTAAAAAGTCATGGGTATTTCGTTTTTCATGACGCTTATGGGTACTTTGAAGATGAATTTGAACTAAATAATCTTGGACACTTCACAGTGAGCCCAGAGCGCAAACCAGGTGCAAAAACCTTGATTTCAATTCGTAAAACTCTTGCCAAAGGTGAGGCTAAATGTGTTTTTTCAGAACCTCAGTTTACGCCTGCTGTGATTAACTCTGTGACTCGTGGCTCAAATGTCGAAGTAGGGACTTTGGACCCTGTCGCCTCTACGATTAAGGTTCAACAAGGTAGCTATATCGAATTTATGAATCAATTAGCAGACAGCTTTGTAAGCTGCTTGGCAAAAGAAGGGTAA
- a CDS encoding FeoC-like transcriptional regulator: MIVSRLFEYIKQNGTVGQAQLAQHFGISADGVDAMLAIWISKGKLTRLVDTSPVTQEQRVRYAITQRGGLSLTVEM, translated from the coding sequence ATGATCGTCTCTCGGTTGTTTGAGTACATCAAGCAAAATGGCACAGTTGGGCAAGCGCAACTTGCTCAACACTTTGGAATCAGTGCCGATGGTGTCGATGCAATGCTGGCAATTTGGATAAGTAAGGGTAAATTAACCCGGCTGGTGGATACCTCTCCTGTTACGCAAGAGCAACGAGTACGCTATGCGATAACTCAACGGGGTGGGCTATCACTGACCGTCGAAATGTGA
- the argS gene encoding arginine--tRNA ligase yields the protein MNIQALINDKVSQALEAAGAPAGSPAAVRQSAKPQFGDYQANGVMGVAKKLGTNPREFAQKVLDVLDLQGIASKVEIAGPGFINIFLDEAFLAQQADAALADARLGVNAEQAQTIVADYSAPNVAKEMHVGHLRSTIIGDAVVRTLEFLGHNVIRANHIGDWGTQFGMLIANLERVQQESGEVSMELSDLEAFYRESKKLYDEDEEFAVKARNYVVKLQSGDEFCGEMWKKLVDITMIQNQRNYDRLNVSLTRDDVMGESQYNSMLPGIVADLKAQGLAVEDDGAQVVFLDEYKNKDGDPMGVIIQKRDGGFLYTTTDIACAKYRYEELGADRVLYFIDSRQHQHLMQAWTIVRKAGYIPESVSLEHHAFGMMLGKDGKPFKTRAGGTVRLADLLDEAEERAAKLIESKNPDLDADEKANIATTVAMAAVKYADLSKHRTTDYVFDWDNMLAFEGNTAPYMQYAYTRVSSVFAKAGVSMDSLEGEIKVTDEKEKTLIAKLMQFEEAVQSVAREGQPHIMCSYLFELAGLFSSFYEACPILSTEDESIKQSRLKLAALTAKTIKQGLSLLGIDTLDRM from the coding sequence GTGAATATCCAAGCACTAATTAATGACAAAGTATCTCAGGCTCTAGAAGCCGCTGGCGCACCGGCAGGCAGCCCTGCAGCCGTTCGTCAATCAGCAAAGCCACAATTTGGTGATTACCAAGCAAACGGTGTAATGGGCGTTGCGAAAAAACTCGGCACAAACCCACGAGAATTTGCTCAAAAAGTGCTAGACGTTCTTGATCTACAAGGTATCGCGAGCAAGGTTGAGATTGCGGGCCCTGGTTTTATCAACATCTTCCTAGATGAAGCTTTTCTGGCTCAGCAAGCAGATGCAGCGCTGGCGGATGCTCGCCTTGGTGTTAACGCTGAACAAGCACAAACAATCGTAGCAGACTACTCTGCACCAAACGTGGCAAAAGAGATGCACGTTGGTCACTTGCGCTCAACCATCATCGGTGACGCCGTTGTTCGTACACTTGAGTTCCTAGGACATAATGTTATCCGCGCTAACCACATTGGCGACTGGGGTACACAGTTCGGTATGCTTATCGCTAACCTTGAGCGCGTACAACAAGAGTCAGGCGAAGTGTCAATGGAACTGTCTGACCTAGAAGCATTCTACCGTGAATCGAAAAAGCTCTACGATGAAGATGAAGAGTTCGCAGTAAAAGCACGCAACTACGTTGTTAAGCTACAAAGCGGTGATGAGTTCTGCGGTGAAATGTGGAAGAAGCTGGTTGATATCACCATGATCCAGAACCAGCGTAACTACGACCGTCTTAATGTGTCGCTTACCCGTGATGACGTAATGGGTGAGAGCCAATACAACAGCATGCTACCAGGTATCGTTGCTGACCTTAAAGCACAAGGTCTTGCAGTTGAAGATGACGGTGCACAGGTTGTATTCCTTGATGAGTACAAAAATAAAGATGGCGACCCAATGGGCGTTATCATTCAAAAACGCGATGGCGGATTCCTATACACGACAACAGATATCGCGTGTGCAAAATACCGTTATGAAGAGCTGGGCGCAGACCGCGTTCTGTACTTTATCGACTCACGCCAGCACCAACACCTAATGCAGGCTTGGACTATCGTTCGCAAAGCGGGCTACATTCCTGAGTCTGTATCACTTGAGCACCATGCCTTTGGTATGATGCTGGGTAAAGACGGTAAACCATTCAAAACTCGCGCGGGCGGTACAGTTCGTCTAGCGGATCTTCTTGACGAAGCTGAAGAACGTGCAGCCAAGCTGATCGAGTCTAAGAACCCTGATCTTGATGCTGACGAAAAAGCAAACATTGCGACTACTGTTGCGATGGCGGCAGTGAAATACGCCGATCTCTCTAAGCACCGTACTACAGACTACGTGTTTGACTGGGACAATATGCTGGCATTTGAAGGCAACACAGCGCCTTACATGCAATATGCTTACACGCGTGTCTCTTCTGTATTCGCAAAAGCTGGCGTTTCAATGGACTCGCTAGAAGGTGAAATCAAAGTCACTGACGAAAAAGAGAAGACCCTGATCGCGAAGCTGATGCAGTTTGAAGAAGCGGTTCAATCTGTCGCTCGTGAAGGTCAGCCACACATCATGTGTAGCTACCTATTTGAGCTAGCGGGTCTATTCTCAAGCTTCTACGAAGCGTGTCCAATCTTGTCTACTGAAGATGAGAGCATCAAGCAAAGTCGCTTGAAGTTAGCAGCGCTAACGGCGAAAACCATCAAGCAGGGCCTATCGCTACTAGGTATCGATACTCTAGATCGCATGTAA